One Chitinispirillum alkaliphilum genomic region harbors:
- a CDS encoding ATP-dependent RNA helicase RhlE codes for MSFTSLGLEETIIQAVYACGHCTPTHIQTQAIPPVLQGRDIIGCAPTGTGKTAAFVLPVLSRMVKDPGSNFSRSPKVLVLTPTRELALQVEEAFRSYCMYTELRVLSVYGGVSINNQLRELKRGVDIIVATPGRLLDHLQRRTIDLSKIATLVLDEADRMYDMGFVNDVKKIVAMVQKRRQTLLFSATMSDEIRSLVVKFMNSPKFIGMEEKSAPAKTITQQFFEIPRDQKFNLLKHILQQENAETVLVFSRTKHGADRIKKRLDRNGIASAAIHSNRSQGQRQRALEGFKKRQFRVLVATDIAARGIDIAGVSHVVNFDTPAFVEDYIHRIGRTGRAELKGKAMTLVSEEEIKSFRKIEKHTGCRFKLTQYPGFKSSEVPPKSEKFSSHKHMAKRAGKKYRKPAGTSSVKVKV; via the coding sequence ATGAGTTTTACATCACTGGGATTAGAGGAAACCATTATTCAGGCTGTATACGCCTGCGGACACTGCACTCCTACCCATATTCAAACACAAGCTATCCCGCCCGTTCTTCAGGGCAGGGACATTATCGGCTGTGCGCCGACCGGAACAGGAAAAACTGCAGCATTTGTTCTTCCAGTTCTCAGCCGTATGGTCAAGGATCCCGGCTCCAACTTTAGCCGCAGCCCCAAAGTACTGGTTTTAACTCCTACACGTGAGCTTGCACTACAGGTAGAAGAAGCATTCAGAAGTTACTGCATGTATACCGAATTACGCGTCCTTTCGGTATATGGTGGAGTCAGTATCAATAATCAGCTTCGGGAACTGAAAAGGGGAGTGGATATAATTGTTGCCACACCCGGTCGGTTATTGGATCATCTGCAGCGTCGCACCATTGACCTTTCCAAAATAGCGACCCTTGTCCTCGATGAAGCTGACAGGATGTACGATATGGGGTTTGTCAATGATGTGAAGAAAATTGTTGCCATGGTTCAGAAAAGGCGCCAGACACTTCTTTTTTCAGCCACCATGTCAGATGAAATCCGTTCTCTTGTGGTAAAATTTATGAATTCGCCCAAATTTATTGGTATGGAAGAAAAATCAGCTCCTGCCAAAACAATAACACAGCAATTTTTTGAAATACCCCGAGATCAAAAATTTAATCTTCTGAAGCATATACTCCAACAGGAGAATGCAGAAACGGTACTTGTTTTTTCCAGAACCAAACATGGTGCAGACAGAATCAAAAAACGGCTCGACAGAAATGGGATCGCTTCTGCTGCAATACATTCCAACCGTTCACAGGGACAACGTCAGCGTGCTTTGGAGGGTTTTAAAAAGCGGCAATTCAGGGTTTTGGTGGCTACAGATATCGCTGCACGCGGGATCGATATTGCAGGTGTCTCACATGTGGTAAACTTTGATACCCCCGCTTTTGTGGAGGATTATATTCATCGCATAGGAAGAACCGGAAGAGCAGAGCTAAAGGGTAAGGCTATGACACTTGTTTCAGAGGAAGAAATCAAGAGTTTCAGAAAAATTGAAAAGCATACAGGCTGCAGGTTTAAGTTAACACAGTACCCCGGATTTAAATCTTCAGAGGTTCCCCCAAAATCAGAGAAGTTTTCATCACATAAGCATATGGCAAAAAGAGCTGGGAAAAAATACAGAAAACCTGCCGGCACTTCATCTGTAAAGGTAAAGGTATGA
- a CDS encoding response regulator receiver domain protein, which translates to MKVYIVEDHEDMRIILKRTLKKNFPSIEIVGESETAEQALEDIPHLNPHLILVDISLPGMDGLELIRKIRPANKSMYILVVTGHEVDLYRERAINAGADDIVSKENRKNFIQKVNSGFEQ; encoded by the coding sequence ATGAAAGTCTATATTGTTGAAGACCATGAGGATATGAGAATTATCCTCAAAAGAACGTTGAAAAAAAATTTTCCATCTATCGAGATCGTGGGTGAAAGTGAAACTGCAGAACAAGCTCTCGAAGATATTCCACACCTGAATCCTCATTTGATTCTGGTGGATATATCGCTGCCGGGTATGGATGGATTGGAATTGATAAGAAAAATTAGACCAGCAAACAAATCTATGTATATTCTTGTTGTCACAGGGCATGAGGTAGACTTGTACAGAGAGAGGGCTATCAATGCCGGTGCAGATGACATAGTGTCAAAAGAAAACCGGAAAAATTTCATCCAAAAAGTAAATAGCGGTTTTGAACAGTAG
- a CDS encoding transcription activator, effector binding protein → MEIRDVKEQKALAVNLTTPFSELPNVIGKVYGEIMEYMGRKEIPIKGFPYVLYHNMDMDNLKIDIGWQIDQDDEGEGRIKQTVIPAGKVVYAMHTGPYSTLEKTYNEVMDYMEKEGIKTEEWMYEVYLNSPENTPEDQLKTEIHFPVKSEK, encoded by the coding sequence ATGGAAATCAGAGATGTAAAAGAGCAAAAAGCACTTGCTGTCAATTTAACGACTCCCTTTTCAGAACTACCCAATGTAATAGGTAAAGTATACGGGGAAATAATGGAGTATATGGGGCGTAAGGAGATACCAATAAAGGGATTTCCCTATGTGCTGTATCATAATATGGATATGGATAACCTGAAAATCGATATCGGATGGCAGATCGATCAGGATGATGAGGGTGAAGGACGAATCAAACAAACTGTGATTCCCGCAGGTAAGGTGGTGTATGCGATGCATACCGGTCCCTATTCAACTCTGGAAAAAACCTACAACGAGGTCATGGATTATATGGAAAAAGAGGGGATCAAAACTGAAGAGTGGATGTATGAAGTGTATCTCAATTCCCCGGAAAACACTCCTGAAGACCAGTTGAAAACCGAGATTCACTTTCCTGTTAAATCAGAAAAGTAG
- a CDS encoding Glyoxalase family protein: protein MTKKAEKAVPEGYNTVTAYLNFNGGCKEAIEYYKKAFGATLPMPVMESPDGRVMHTVIKIGDSNIMMSDNFEQNRAVVGDAIHLWIYVEDCDTTFKNAIEAGGKVTMEMEDQFWGDRLGQIQDPFGIRWSIASYKWEVSPEEMGEKQKAWFKSIGLD, encoded by the coding sequence ATGACAAAAAAAGCAGAAAAAGCGGTTCCCGAGGGGTATAACACTGTTACGGCCTATCTCAATTTCAATGGTGGTTGCAAAGAAGCAATAGAATACTACAAAAAGGCTTTTGGAGCTACCCTCCCAATGCCGGTCATGGAATCCCCCGATGGCAGAGTTATGCATACGGTTATAAAAATCGGAGACAGCAATATAATGATGTCCGATAATTTTGAGCAGAACAGAGCAGTTGTGGGAGATGCCATCCATCTGTGGATTTACGTCGAAGATTGCGACACAACTTTCAAAAATGCCATAGAAGCAGGGGGTAAAGTCACCATGGAGATGGAGGACCAGTTCTGGGGCGACCGTTTGGGACAGATCCAGGATCCGTTCGGAATCCGCTGGTCCATCGCAAGTTATAAATGGGAAGTAAGTCCAGAGGAGATGGGAGAAAAGCAGAAAGCGTGGTTCAAATCGATAGGTTTGGATTAA
- a CDS encoding Signal transduction histidine kinase: MKKLCHTIEDTMVLVESILNSARDSILILDENLKILEANASFYTKFKLDKKGVINHPFYDIDNQKWDIEELRKLLETIIEEKKSLNETELCFCDEHYTPVQHFQLSAELLELSDSKNKLIILTISDITGEKRAEQEEKRKQQEIEQLNNQLEDKTTLFNMLLEFIPEGIIITDENDRIKVVSRQTEELFGVKAADLLHRDATERLSLLHLINSGGKECTGCELPLSKSAQTKTALSNYELGISQNGSIHHISVNTVPVMDKHNRVKGVIGVWRDITDKKLADRAIYESENRFRTMFETHKAIMLLIEPENGAIVDANPAAEKFYGFPREKLRTMNIEQINQLTKEEIFRERQRALYEERDYFVFPHKRADGTERWVEVYSSPVRTEGRELLFSIIHDVTLRKVAEEALRSSEAQLKAVFGAMSEGVVVFDKDGNIIMINEALRRIINVPDNEQKQDNLSSLTQKYELYYPDDSIVPPDQWPEYKVINGESVKDWELYGKKVGSGEGVFVSISGEPVKNESGEQILSVIIKRNITSRKKMEQQLSDERNFYSKILQTQGAIVIIFDREGKIVYFNRACESNTGFTADELQGRIFWDFFRNEDLDGIKRVYADISFEHPVEYESILITRDGSEHYIRWRNTVLCDEDGKVEFIIATGIDITDRKQILEESEKKAAELEATLNSLPNGYILYDTDGTIRRMNEVTKKLMGFDNDRTGLSYNEMMGYVKIETPQGELYPAEGTPALRAQNRGETVRDEVMRITHGSQSYWVAASASPVTGPDNRKLGVVMQFSDVTNLKHLQEQLQNRAEELARANEYLEAFSYSVSHDLKGPLNTIAGFTTLLLQDYSDQLDAEGADYLARIFTSVEKSKKLINDILNLSRINRQEVHIREVDLSEMIEDYFAELKRDEPQRAIELIAKGGIKIKADPRLLHIAVENLLRNSWKYTRKKEKAIIEFGAFTRNKKSVYYIKDNGVGFEPKFAKSIFEPFKRVHAEKEFSGTGIGLSMVQRVIERHGGKIWAQGGENKGAIFYFTLGDF, translated from the coding sequence ATGAAAAAGCTGTGTCACACCATAGAAGATACCATGGTACTTGTAGAGAGCATACTTAACAGTGCCAGGGATTCTATTTTAATACTTGACGAAAATCTAAAGATTTTAGAGGCAAATGCCTCTTTCTACACTAAATTTAAGCTGGACAAAAAGGGTGTGATAAATCACCCCTTTTATGACATTGATAATCAAAAGTGGGACATTGAGGAGCTCAGAAAACTACTCGAAACCATTATTGAAGAAAAGAAATCTCTCAATGAGACTGAACTTTGTTTTTGTGATGAACACTATACCCCTGTTCAGCATTTTCAGTTATCAGCGGAATTGTTAGAACTGAGCGACAGCAAAAATAAGCTGATTATTCTGACAATCTCCGACATAACAGGTGAAAAGAGAGCAGAGCAGGAAGAAAAAAGGAAACAGCAGGAAATAGAGCAGCTCAACAACCAGCTTGAGGACAAAACCACCCTTTTCAACATGCTTCTTGAGTTTATACCGGAAGGGATAATTATAACAGATGAAAATGACCGGATCAAAGTTGTAAGCAGACAAACTGAAGAGTTATTTGGGGTGAAGGCAGCGGATCTTTTACACAGAGACGCAACCGAACGTCTCAGCCTTCTTCATTTAATAAATTCGGGTGGTAAAGAGTGTACCGGATGTGAGCTCCCGCTCTCAAAGTCAGCGCAAACCAAAACTGCCCTGAGCAATTATGAGCTTGGGATTAGCCAAAACGGCTCAATCCATCACATATCAGTTAATACTGTTCCTGTTATGGACAAGCACAACAGAGTAAAAGGAGTCATTGGAGTCTGGCGGGATATAACAGATAAAAAACTGGCTGACAGAGCAATTTACGAAAGCGAAAACCGATTCCGTACCATGTTTGAAACCCACAAGGCAATTATGCTGCTGATCGAACCGGAAAATGGAGCGATTGTAGATGCAAACCCGGCTGCAGAGAAATTCTACGGTTTTCCCCGTGAGAAACTCCGCACAATGAATATCGAGCAGATTAACCAGCTTACTAAAGAAGAGATATTTCGGGAAAGACAGAGGGCCCTTTATGAAGAGAGGGACTACTTTGTTTTCCCCCATAAGCGTGCAGATGGCACGGAGCGCTGGGTAGAGGTGTATTCATCTCCGGTAAGAACTGAGGGACGAGAGCTTCTGTTCTCTATTATCCATGATGTTACTTTGCGCAAAGTTGCAGAAGAAGCTTTAAGAAGCAGTGAGGCACAATTGAAAGCTGTATTCGGGGCTATGAGTGAGGGTGTAGTGGTGTTTGACAAAGACGGGAATATCATAATGATAAATGAAGCACTCAGAAGAATAATAAATGTTCCCGATAACGAACAAAAGCAGGACAATCTCTCTTCTCTTACACAAAAGTATGAGTTGTATTATCCCGATGATAGCATTGTACCTCCTGATCAATGGCCGGAATATAAGGTAATAAACGGGGAATCTGTGAAAGATTGGGAATTGTACGGTAAAAAGGTTGGTTCCGGGGAAGGGGTATTTGTTAGTATAAGTGGTGAACCTGTTAAAAACGAAAGTGGTGAGCAGATCCTGTCGGTAATAATAAAGAGGAATATCACCTCCCGGAAAAAAATGGAACAACAGCTTTCCGATGAGAGGAATTTCTATTCAAAAATCCTTCAGACCCAGGGTGCTATAGTAATCATTTTCGACAGAGAGGGAAAAATTGTCTACTTCAACAGAGCATGTGAATCAAATACCGGCTTTACCGCAGACGAGCTGCAGGGAAGGATATTCTGGGATTTTTTCCGTAATGAAGATTTAGATGGTATAAAAAGAGTGTATGCTGATATTAGCTTTGAGCATCCTGTTGAATATGAAAGCATTCTGATAACCCGCGATGGATCAGAACATTATATCAGGTGGCGCAATACGGTGCTTTGTGATGAAGATGGCAAGGTAGAATTCATTATCGCCACAGGGATAGATATCACGGACAGAAAACAGATTCTTGAGGAGAGTGAAAAAAAAGCAGCAGAGCTTGAAGCAACCCTGAACTCTCTGCCCAACGGCTACATTCTCTACGATACGGATGGTACGATCAGAAGAATGAATGAGGTTACAAAAAAATTAATGGGTTTTGATAATGATCGTACAGGGCTCAGTTACAATGAAATGATGGGATATGTAAAAATTGAAACCCCCCAAGGAGAGTTATATCCAGCAGAGGGAACCCCCGCATTGCGCGCGCAGAACAGAGGAGAAACGGTTCGGGATGAGGTGATGCGGATAACCCATGGCAGCCAGTCCTATTGGGTCGCAGCCAGCGCCTCCCCTGTAACCGGACCTGATAACAGAAAACTTGGTGTGGTGATGCAGTTTTCCGATGTCACGAATTTAAAACATCTTCAGGAACAACTCCAAAACAGAGCAGAGGAATTGGCAAGAGCAAATGAGTATCTTGAAGCATTTTCCTACTCGGTATCACATGATCTCAAGGGACCGCTCAACACCATTGCCGGATTCACCACTCTGCTTCTTCAGGACTACTCCGATCAGCTTGATGCTGAGGGGGCAGACTATCTAGCCCGAATATTCACAAGTGTGGAGAAGTCTAAAAAACTTATTAACGACATATTGAACCTCTCCCGGATAAACCGCCAGGAAGTACACATCAGGGAGGTTGATCTAAGCGAAATGATAGAGGATTATTTTGCGGAGCTTAAAAGGGATGAACCTCAGAGGGCAATTGAGCTTATAGCCAAGGGGGGGATAAAAATCAAAGCAGATCCCCGTCTGTTACATATAGCAGTCGAAAACCTGCTGCGAAATTCCTGGAAATATACACGTAAAAAAGAGAAAGCCATAATCGAATTTGGTGCATTTACCCGAAACAAAAAGTCTGTTTATTACATAAAGGATAACGGAGTGGGGTTTGAACCTAAATTTGCAAAATCAATTTTTGAGCCATTTAAAAGGGTTCATGCGGAGAAAGAATTCAGCGGCACGGGAATAGGTTTATCAATGGTTCAACGAGTGATTGAAAGGCATGGCGGAAAGATTTGGGCACAAGGAGGTGAAAACAAGGGAGCAATCTTTTATTTTACACTGGGAGATTTTTAA
- a CDS encoding PAS/PAC sensor protein gives MVIPQKITIGLVTLFFVLVVIADLFLPLGYGAGVLYLIPILFFSGFVKRHIIYQISAVLSLFLILGIVFSPPGLPFMIALINRAISIVVLWAFTFTITARSRSLLKERSMAKERDRLLKKNRSQSEFYKTIIKTAPVGIAIVRADDYTYEYVNPTYSRIPGSLPFEMIGKSIGEVFPDYVSQGGLEIFEKARKTGKEQYQKELETYVGIGKERRLAYFNHHVVPLPYSEENQSLTLSVANEITDQVLARKRIEEAENQLRQNEEKFRNLADNISQLAWMADKAGYIFWYNKRWYDYTGTTFEQMKGWGWRSVHHPEYVDRVVKKIQHSWDTGEVWEDTFPLLSKDGEYRWFLSRAVPVRDSAGDVIRWFGTNTDITEQKVLQEQLQAYSVRFQRIFESDITGIVIADPYGGILEANDYFLRTIGYSREEFQEGKIKWTDLTPPEYEQSDRKALKELDEKGTATPYEKEYIRKDGSRVWVLLADTMLPGPHKHILAFVLDITERKKYELEVERTGQWLERVADTTPDVIFVLDISKNRNVYTNRSISEVLGYTSQEFSGMENLLKIVVAREDFEKTERFFKNMIGASEDDILTLTHRAIHKDGSMRWMDLRVTPFSRDDSGNVREIIGIARDITDLKKIQDSLLESEKKFRNLADSMPQLVWTAEPDGRIDYYNQNFKQFSGIYQRSTGEWSWTPVLHESDLQPSVDAWNRSVETGEIYQIEHRVKHADSTFHWYLSRAVPVRNKDGKVIKWYGTATNIDNIKEAQESLLKSENRLKVLNENLEDLVVQRTDQVRTLTKALTIAEQKERKRFSHILHENLQQLLLAAKMQLGQHLEEHKEGEEICATHTDEIAETIRLIEKSLQVTKATSIELNPPVLKNQGLDAALNWLAAHMLRHYKLQTTLQIDPHISKIKNDIQLMLIQMIRELLFNVVRHSGVLEAKLVAKCQEKDIIIKISDKGRGFSVTEARKRMGEETMLGLFSIEERLKLFGGNFIIDSKPGKGTSCSIFLPDERC, from the coding sequence ATGGTTATACCTCAAAAAATTACGATCGGTTTGGTTACACTCTTTTTTGTTTTGGTAGTGATTGCAGACCTGTTTCTGCCACTGGGTTACGGGGCAGGTGTACTTTATCTGATTCCGATACTGTTTTTTTCGGGGTTTGTAAAGAGGCATATCATCTACCAGATTTCAGCCGTTTTATCCCTTTTCCTCATTCTGGGGATTGTTTTTTCCCCCCCCGGTCTCCCATTTATGATAGCACTTATTAACAGGGCTATATCGATTGTGGTTTTATGGGCTTTTACTTTCACTATCACCGCAAGAAGCCGCTCTCTGTTGAAGGAGAGAAGTATGGCAAAAGAAAGAGACCGTCTGCTTAAGAAAAACAGATCTCAGAGCGAGTTCTACAAAACTATCATTAAAACTGCACCGGTTGGAATTGCAATTGTAAGAGCAGATGACTACACCTATGAGTATGTTAACCCCACATACTCCCGTATTCCAGGCTCACTCCCTTTTGAAATGATCGGTAAGTCAATCGGCGAAGTGTTTCCCGATTACGTTTCTCAGGGTGGGCTTGAAATCTTTGAGAAAGCCAGAAAGACCGGAAAAGAACAATACCAAAAGGAACTGGAAACCTATGTGGGGATAGGCAAAGAGAGACGCCTTGCCTATTTTAATCACCATGTAGTTCCTCTGCCGTATTCCGAAGAGAATCAATCTCTTACCCTTTCAGTCGCAAACGAAATTACCGATCAGGTCTTAGCGCGAAAAAGGATCGAGGAAGCTGAAAACCAACTGCGGCAAAACGAGGAAAAATTCAGAAATCTGGCAGATAACATCTCGCAACTTGCCTGGATGGCGGATAAAGCAGGCTACATATTCTGGTATAACAAGAGGTGGTACGATTACACCGGTACTACTTTTGAGCAGATGAAGGGATGGGGGTGGAGATCGGTGCATCATCCAGAGTATGTGGACAGAGTTGTTAAAAAAATTCAGCACTCCTGGGATACCGGAGAGGTCTGGGAAGATACCTTTCCCTTGCTCAGCAAAGACGGAGAGTACCGGTGGTTTCTCTCCAGAGCGGTTCCAGTGCGGGACAGTGCGGGAGACGTGATCCGCTGGTTTGGCACCAACACCGATATCACCGAGCAGAAAGTCCTCCAGGAGCAGCTTCAAGCCTATTCTGTTCGTTTCCAGAGAATATTCGAATCTGATATTACGGGTATCGTTATCGCAGACCCTTACGGCGGGATACTCGAAGCAAATGACTATTTTTTAAGAACTATTGGATACAGCAGAGAAGAGTTTCAGGAAGGAAAAATAAAGTGGACAGACCTGACTCCACCAGAATATGAACAATCCGACCGCAAAGCTCTGAAAGAACTGGATGAGAAAGGAACGGCCACACCTTACGAAAAGGAATATATCAGAAAAGATGGTTCGAGAGTGTGGGTTCTTCTGGCTGACACCATGCTTCCCGGACCGCACAAACATATTCTTGCATTTGTACTGGATATAACAGAGCGCAAAAAATACGAACTGGAAGTCGAGCGTACCGGACAGTGGCTTGAAAGAGTTGCTGATACTACTCCGGATGTCATATTCGTGCTTGACATTTCCAAAAACAGAAATGTATACACCAATAGAAGCATCTCTGAAGTTCTGGGTTACACTTCACAGGAATTCTCCGGTATGGAAAACCTTCTTAAGATTGTAGTAGCCAGAGAGGATTTTGAGAAAACAGAGCGTTTTTTTAAAAATATGATCGGGGCATCAGAGGACGATATTCTAACTCTGACACACAGAGCTATTCATAAGGATGGGTCAATGCGCTGGATGGATCTGAGGGTAACCCCTTTTTCGAGGGATGATTCCGGTAACGTCAGGGAAATCATTGGCATAGCAAGGGACATAACAGATCTCAAAAAGATACAGGACTCGCTTTTGGAGAGTGAGAAAAAATTCCGTAATCTGGCAGACTCGATGCCCCAGCTTGTATGGACTGCAGAGCCTGACGGTAGGATTGATTATTACAATCAAAATTTCAAACAGTTCAGTGGTATATACCAAAGGTCCACTGGTGAATGGAGCTGGACACCGGTTCTTCACGAATCAGATCTGCAACCATCAGTCGATGCCTGGAACCGATCGGTTGAGACGGGTGAAATCTATCAGATTGAGCACAGAGTCAAACATGCAGACTCTACATTTCACTGGTACCTGAGTCGTGCTGTACCGGTTAGAAATAAAGATGGTAAAGTGATCAAATGGTATGGGACCGCTACCAACATTGACAATATCAAAGAAGCTCAGGAATCTTTGCTAAAAAGTGAAAACAGACTCAAGGTACTGAATGAAAATCTTGAAGATCTCGTAGTACAGCGAACCGACCAGGTTCGCACACTCACAAAAGCACTTACCATAGCAGAGCAGAAAGAACGTAAACGTTTTTCACACATTCTTCACGAAAACCTCCAACAGCTTCTGCTCGCTGCAAAGATGCAACTTGGACAGCATCTCGAAGAACACAAAGAAGGTGAAGAAATCTGTGCAACCCACACCGATGAAATAGCAGAAACAATACGACTTATTGAAAAATCTCTCCAGGTTACCAAAGCAACCTCTATAGAGCTCAATCCTCCGGTTCTGAAAAATCAGGGACTGGATGCAGCCCTGAACTGGCTTGCAGCACACATGTTGCGCCACTACAAGTTGCAAACTACCCTGCAGATCGATCCACATATCAGTAAAATCAAAAATGATATACAACTTATGCTGATACAGATGATAAGAGAACTGCTTTTTAACGTTGTAAGGCATTCCGGTGTTCTCGAAGCCAAATTAGTGGCAAAGTGCCAAGAAAAAGATATCATAATAAAGATAAGCGACAAAGGCCGCGGATTTAGTGTAACTGAAGCACGAAAAAGGATGGGAGAAGAAACAATGCTTGGACTCTTCAGCATCGAGGAGAGACTGAAACTTTTCGGAGGCAATTTTATAATCGATTCAAAACCGGGCAAAGGTACCAGTTGCAGCATCTTTTTACCTGACGAGAGATGTTGA
- a CDS encoding ATPase, translating into MKKTIKKSIIISASKERVWEVLLGDKTYPQWASAFYPGTYAQTSDWREDSKVYFKTPEEDGMVSRIITHKPSEVISFIYLGSIKNGKEEYSAPEIKEWQGFKETYKVSQSGKFTELSIEQDITEDYFDSFSQMWEEGLARLKELCEK; encoded by the coding sequence ATGAAAAAAACGATAAAAAAGTCGATAATTATAAGTGCCTCAAAGGAGCGTGTCTGGGAGGTTTTACTCGGTGATAAAACCTACCCTCAATGGGCATCGGCATTTTATCCCGGCACCTATGCTCAGACTTCAGATTGGCGGGAAGACAGTAAGGTTTATTTTAAAACCCCGGAAGAAGATGGAATGGTAAGCAGAATTATTACCCACAAACCATCAGAGGTTATCTCATTTATATACCTTGGAAGTATAAAAAATGGTAAAGAGGAATATTCAGCTCCGGAAATCAAAGAATGGCAGGGCTTTAAAGAAACCTACAAAGTATCACAAAGCGGGAAATTTACCGAGCTGAGTATCGAACAGGATATAACAGAAGACTACTTTGACTCTTTCTCCCAAATGTGGGAGGAGGGGTTGGCCAGGTTAAAAGAGTTGTGTGAAAAGTAA
- a CDS encoding radical SAM domain protein, producing MNTHDKLKILSDASRFDLSCACGSKEQDGRVRGRDGTWVYPASLPGGGNSVMLKSLMSTVCVSDCKYCPYRSESDVPRYTLGPDEMASSFMEFVRKKRVFGLFLSSGIIGTPDRTMECLNATARILRKKYEYRGYIHLKIIPGASDGAIDEALSLSNGVSLNIEAPGEKNFAKLSTSKNYLDHIIRPMKRIGELTARGMKYSRVKQTTQFIVGAAGESDAEIIRYTAGLYKKLNLNRVYFSAYQRGLGDRGIPGEQQVGFGDQAFVREHRLYQTDFLLRKYGFSDHEILFDTAGRLFYDKDPKLAWAQANPQFFPLNINRCTKSELLRVPGIGPLTAKRIIAMRKNGRIHTLDTIGARGSKRMELARKYLRV from the coding sequence ATGAACACACATGATAAACTAAAAATCCTCTCCGACGCCTCCCGCTTTGATCTCTCCTGTGCCTGTGGGTCAAAGGAGCAGGACGGGCGGGTTAGGGGCAGGGATGGCACCTGGGTGTATCCGGCTTCACTCCCGGGCGGGGGCAACAGCGTGATGCTCAAGAGTCTGATGTCTACGGTGTGTGTAAGTGATTGTAAATATTGTCCTTACAGGTCTGAGTCTGATGTTCCCCGTTATACGCTTGGTCCCGATGAAATGGCATCATCCTTTATGGAGTTTGTGCGCAAAAAAAGGGTGTTTGGGTTATTTCTGAGCAGCGGTATTATTGGTACCCCGGACAGAACCATGGAGTGCCTCAATGCCACAGCACGCATTCTGCGGAAAAAATATGAGTACAGGGGCTATATTCATCTCAAGATTATACCCGGAGCATCTGATGGGGCAATCGATGAAGCACTTTCTCTCTCCAACGGGGTTTCCCTGAACATAGAGGCACCGGGGGAAAAGAACTTTGCCAAACTTTCGACCAGTAAAAATTACCTCGATCATATCATCCGCCCCATGAAACGGATCGGGGAACTTACGGCAAGAGGAATGAAATATTCCCGTGTGAAACAGACCACCCAGTTTATCGTGGGGGCTGCAGGGGAGAGTGATGCTGAAATTATAAGGTACACTGCCGGTTTATACAAAAAGCTTAATCTTAACCGGGTGTATTTTTCCGCTTATCAGCGCGGGCTGGGTGACAGGGGAATTCCCGGTGAACAGCAGGTTGGTTTTGGGGATCAGGCCTTTGTACGAGAGCACAGGCTTTATCAGACCGATTTTCTTTTGCGCAAATACGGGTTTTCAGATCATGAAATTTTGTTTGATACTGCAGGACGTCTTTTTTATGACAAAGATCCAAAGCTTGCCTGGGCCCAGGCTAACCCCCAGTTTTTTCCGCTCAATATAAACAGATGCACCAAAAGTGAGCTTCTCAGGGTTCCCGGAATAGGCCCGCTTACTGCAAAACGCATTATCGCCATGCGCAAAAACGGCAGGATACATACGCTTGATACCATTGGGGCACGGGGTAGTAAGCGCATGGAGCTGGCAAGAAAGTATCTGAGGGTGTGA
- a CDS encoding SOS-response repressor and protease LexA has protein sequence MSSLLTSEQSRVLQFIIHYKKENGFPPTVREIAEHFGYKSINNVRQHLRLIERKGYVRILQGKARGIEIVEDPFSADLSNEAEADMGIPLVGSVAAGKPITAIENFDGYVTLDRTIFRGDDLFALRIKGDSMRDIGVLHNDIVVVRKKNTAENGEVVVAIMDGEATLKRFLRKKDCIVLRPENCEYDDIVVENGSDIQIVGKLVGVIRKY, from the coding sequence ATGAGTTCACTTTTGACCTCAGAACAAAGCAGGGTTTTACAGTTTATCATTCACTATAAAAAAGAGAATGGGTTTCCTCCCACGGTAAGGGAGATTGCAGAGCATTTCGGCTATAAAAGTATAAACAATGTGCGGCAGCATCTGAGGCTAATCGAGCGCAAGGGTTATGTGCGTATTTTGCAGGGAAAGGCCCGGGGAATTGAGATCGTTGAGGACCCTTTTTCGGCTGATCTTTCAAATGAGGCTGAGGCCGATATGGGGATTCCGCTTGTGGGGTCTGTTGCAGCAGGAAAGCCCATCACCGCCATAGAAAATTTTGATGGCTATGTTACTCTGGACAGAACGATTTTCAGAGGGGATGATCTCTTTGCGCTGAGGATAAAAGGTGACAGCATGAGAGATATCGGGGTGCTTCATAATGATATCGTGGTGGTCCGGAAAAAAAATACTGCAGAAAACGGGGAAGTGGTGGTTGCCATTATGGATGGCGAAGCTACTCTGAAGCGGTTTCTGCGTAAAAAGGATTGCATAGTTTTACGGCCGGAAAACTGCGAATATGATGATATCGTGGTGGAAAACGGCAGTGATATCCAGATCGTGGGTAAACTGGTGGGAGTGATAAGGAAGTATTGA